One part of the Pogoniulus pusillus isolate bPogPus1 chromosome 8, bPogPus1.pri, whole genome shotgun sequence genome encodes these proteins:
- the PDE4B gene encoding 3',5'-cyclic-AMP phosphodiesterase 4B isoform X4, which translates to MPEANYLLSVSWGYIKFKRMLNRELTHLSEMSRSGNQVSEYISNTFLDKQNDVEIPSPTQKDREKKKKQQLMTQISGVKKLMHSSSLNNTSISRFGVKTEKEDHLAKELEDLNKWGLNIFNVARYSHNRPLTCIMYAIFQERDLLKTFKISSDTFVTYMMTLEDHYHSDVAYHNSLHAADVAQSTHVLLSTPALDAVFTDLEILAAIFAAAIHDVDHPGVSNQFLINTNSELALMYNDESVLENHHLAVGFKLLQEEHCDIFQNLTKKQRQTLRKMVIDMVLATDMSKHMSLLADLKTMVETKKVTSSGVLLLDNYTDRIQVLRNMVHCADLSNPTKSLELYRQWTDRIMEEFFQQGDKERERGMEISPMCDKHTASVEKSQVGFIDYIVHPLWETWADLVQPDAQDILDTLEDNRNWYQSMIPQSPSPPLEERGRDCQNLMEKFQFELTLEEEDSDGPEKDSDSLGYFSNTKTLCVADPEEEDAQREANIEIVTEDTSPVDT; encoded by the exons ATGCCTGAAGCAAACTATTTGTTATCTGTGTCCTGGGGTTATATTAAG ttcaagaggatgCTGAACCGGGAGCTGACACACCTCTCCGAGATGAGCCGCTCCGGCAACCAGGTGTCCGAGTACATCTCCAACACCTTCCTGG ACAAGCAGAATGATGTGGAGATTCCTTCTCCCACCCAGAAAGAccgagagaagaagaaaaagcagcagctcatgACACAAATCAGTGGAGTGAAAAAACTAATGCACAGTTCAAGCTTAAATAACACCAGCATCTCACGATTTGGtgtgaaaacagaaaaggaggACCACCTGGCCAAG gaacTGGAAGATCTGAATAAGTGGGGTCTCAACATCTTCAATGTCGCGAGGTACTCCCACAACAGGCCCCTCACCTGCATCATGTATGCGATATTTCAG GAGCGAGACCTGCTGAAAACCTTCAAAATCTCGTCAGACACGTTCGTGACGTACATGATGACGCTGGAGGACCACTACCACTCAGACGTGGCTTACCACAACAGCCTCCATGCTGCTGACGTTGCCCAGTCCACCCATGTTCTGCTCTCTACCCCTGCACTGGAT GCTGTCTTCACTGATTTGGAAATCCTTGCTGCCATTTTTGCAGCTGCAATCCATGATGTGGATCACCCTGGGGTCTCCAATCAATTCCTCATTAATACAA ACTCTGAGCTGGCCCTGATGTACAATGACGAGTCCGTCTTGGAGAACCACCATCTGGCTGTGGGCTTCAAGCTGCTGCAAGAGGAGCACTGTGACATCTTCCAGAACCTGACCAAGAAGCAGCGCCAGACACTCAGGAAGATGGTGATTGACATG GTATTGGCAACAGATATGTCCAAGCATATGAGTCTGTTAGCTGATCTGAAGACTATGGTGGAAACAAAGAAGGTGACCAGTTCAGGAGTCCTCCTTCTGGACAACTACACAGACAGAATACAG GTTCTCCGCAACATGGTGCATTGTGCAGACCTAAGTAACCCCACCAAGTCTCTGGAGCTGTATCGGCAGTGGACAGACCGCATCATGGAGGAGTTCTTCCAGCAAGGAgacaaggagagggaaagaggaatgGAAATCAGCCCAATGTGTGACAAGCACACAGCGTCAGTGGAGAAATCACAG GTGGGATTCATTGACTACATCGTCCACCCGCTATGGGAGACGTGGGCTGACCTGGTGCAACCTGATGCCCAGGACATCCTGGACACATTGGAGGACAACAGGAACTGGTACCAGAGCATGATACCTCAGAGCCCATCCCCTCCACTTGAGGAGCGGGGCAGGGACTGTCAGAACCTGATGGAGAAGTTCCAGTTTGAACTAACATTGGAGGAGGAGGATTCGGATGGGCCGGAGAAGGACAGCGACAGCCTGGGCTACTTCAGCAATACAAAGACACTCTGCGTGGCTGAcccagaggaagaggatgccCAGAGGGAGGCGAACATAGAAATTGTGACAGAAGACACATCTCCTGTGGACACATAA